One Flavobacterium sp. 90 DNA segment encodes these proteins:
- a CDS encoding alpha/beta hydrolase gives MKSAKNIIAKIGLSLFFTFVSCDKDSDNNTETLKEIKVDVGTHKLATYSIIHNSKYLVVFESGLGDGHSVWNEKKIPIKLSAQLDVLTYDRAGYEKSEKDSKPRNINQLRSELETVINNFSNGRKVILIGHSLGGMIIRDYAVKNPSKVAGLLFIDPAHEYYNQPSQEEEDMLYNLCKTNYGENYGGTREAREIIEDSQYMATLPHLPNIPVIVISSLKVDASTSEADKQKWFKAHELLKEGVSDFTHITTTKSGHYIMNDEPNLVIDNFNLILSKIK, from the coding sequence ATGAAATCAGCAAAAAACATTATTGCAAAAATTGGACTAAGTTTATTCTTTACATTCGTTTCGTGCGATAAAGACAGTGATAATAATACTGAAACTTTAAAAGAAATAAAAGTAGATGTTGGAACTCATAAATTGGCAACTTACTCCATTATTCACAACTCAAAATATTTGGTAGTTTTTGAATCTGGACTCGGAGACGGACATTCTGTTTGGAACGAAAAAAAAATACCAATAAAACTAAGTGCTCAATTAGATGTCTTAACATACGACAGAGCCGGTTATGAAAAATCTGAAAAAGATTCAAAACCAAGAAATATAAATCAATTAAGAAGTGAACTCGAAACTGTAATTAATAATTTTTCGAATGGCAGAAAAGTTATTCTTATTGGGCATTCTCTTGGCGGAATGATTATTAGAGATTATGCGGTTAAAAATCCATCTAAAGTTGCCGGATTATTATTTATAGATCCAGCGCACGAATATTATAATCAGCCTTCGCAAGAAGAAGAGGATATGCTTTACAATCTATGTAAGACCAATTATGGAGAAAATTATGGAGGAACACGCGAAGCCAGAGAAATAATAGAAGATTCTCAGTATATGGCAACACTTCCGCATTTGCCAAATATTCCTGTAATTGTAATTTCGAGCTTAAAAGTCGATGCATCTACTTCTGAAGCAGATAAACAAAAATGGTTTAAGGCGCATGAATTATTAAAAGAAGGAGTTTCTGATTTTACGCACATTACAACTACAAAATCCGGGCATTACATTATGAATGATGAACCCAATTTGGTGATCGATAATTTTAATTTAATACTGTCTAAAATAAAATAA
- a CDS encoding T9SS C-terminal target domain-containing protein produces the protein MLKTILFFFLISASANAQISGCTDPLSKNYNPLATINDGSCLYASFKIKPEYSRKLSDSIKETSGLISFDNLLWTHNDDHDKTIYGLDSLGQIKRKIVLNEVINNDWEEISQDSTHIYIGDFGNNYTGNRTDLHILKIEKESFLAGNPQIETISFQYSDQTDFSSQKGNTTNFDCEAFIVSKDSIYLFTKQWNSSKTSIYSLPNQSGKHVAQLKDTLNTKGLVTGATYLESKKLIVLCGYSKIGKPFLYLLYDFKNHDFLSGNKRRLNLPLPFHQIEGISTEDGLHYYLTNESLVRKPIINVPQQIHRVDLSSVLDSYLHK, from the coding sequence ATGCTTAAAACAATTCTATTTTTTTTCCTGATTTCAGCTTCTGCAAATGCGCAAATATCAGGTTGTACAGATCCACTTTCAAAGAACTATAATCCATTGGCAACTATAAATGACGGAAGCTGTTTATATGCTTCTTTCAAAATTAAACCGGAATATTCCAGGAAATTATCGGACTCGATCAAAGAAACTTCCGGATTAATTTCTTTCGATAATTTATTGTGGACGCATAATGACGATCATGATAAAACCATTTACGGATTGGATTCTTTGGGTCAAATTAAAAGAAAAATAGTCCTGAACGAAGTAATAAACAACGACTGGGAAGAAATTTCTCAAGATAGTACACATATTTATATCGGTGATTTTGGAAATAATTATACCGGAAACAGAACTGATTTACACATTCTGAAAATAGAAAAAGAATCTTTTTTAGCAGGAAACCCACAAATTGAAACTATTTCGTTTCAATATTCTGATCAAACTGATTTTTCGTCTCAAAAAGGCAATACCACAAATTTCGATTGTGAAGCTTTCATCGTTTCAAAAGACAGTATCTATTTGTTTACAAAACAATGGAATTCCTCAAAAACTTCTATTTATTCTTTACCAAATCAATCCGGAAAACACGTTGCACAACTAAAAGATACTTTAAATACAAAAGGATTAGTCACAGGCGCAACTTATTTAGAATCCAAGAAACTGATTGTTCTTTGCGGTTATTCTAAAATAGGAAAGCCCTTTTTATATCTTTTGTACGACTTTAAAAACCATGATTTTTTATCCGGAAATAAAAGGCGACTAAATCTCCCGCTTCCTTTTCATCAAATAGAAGGAATTTCGACTGAAGACGGGTTGCATTATTATTTAACAAATGAATCTTTGGTTCGAAAACCCATAATCAATGTTCCGCAACAAATTCATCGCGTTGATTTAAGTTCTGTATTGGATTCTTATCTCCATAAATAA
- a CDS encoding undecaprenyl-phosphate glucose phosphotransferase produces MKILQKLSHYRFSRYFKLLFVLVDLILLNLATIFSAYARFESLDKLLSKEERVVSLLAILIWLVLLLQNDSNRSIRVEPIESILFRTIKKLLIHAALISIFVVYLKYTDISRLRLVYFYMIFFVLLMVSRYFSMKLLKYIRAQGYNFKTFIVVGVNESGEKIRKILAKDLTYGYKFLGFFDDNIDNSIVEASSVLGGFNAIPEFVAEKKIDEMYVALHIDNIEIINELTRICEQNMIRIKFIPDFQLYTKSSKVEVAFYENMPVLMFRTEPLELVVNRLAKKVFDIVFSISVILLIFPWLFPIIMLIIKIESPGPIFFKQERSGRDNRTFMCFKFRSMYVNGLAHKKQAEKGDSRITKFGAFIRKTSIDELPQFFNVFYGDMSVVGPRPHMVNLAKEYSDLINNYLVRQYAKPGITGWAQVNGYRGETKVLSDMESRVEYDIWYIENWSLLLDVKIIVKTIINVFKGEENAY; encoded by the coding sequence ATGAAAATTCTACAAAAACTATCGCATTATCGTTTTTCGCGCTATTTTAAGCTTTTGTTTGTTTTAGTAGATTTAATATTGTTGAATCTGGCTACAATTTTTTCTGCATACGCCAGATTTGAAAGTTTGGATAAGCTTTTGTCAAAAGAAGAAAGAGTAGTTTCTTTATTAGCAATTTTAATTTGGCTAGTATTATTGCTTCAGAACGATTCAAACCGAAGCATTCGTGTAGAACCTATAGAATCAATATTATTCAGAACCATAAAAAAACTGCTCATTCATGCTGCTTTAATCTCAATATTTGTGGTGTACTTGAAATACACTGATATTTCGAGACTTAGATTAGTTTATTTTTACATGATTTTCTTTGTATTATTGATGGTTTCCCGTTATTTCTCCATGAAACTTTTAAAATATATTAGAGCGCAAGGATATAATTTTAAGACTTTTATTGTTGTTGGTGTTAATGAATCTGGAGAGAAAATCCGAAAAATATTAGCAAAAGATCTTACTTACGGTTATAAATTTCTGGGCTTTTTTGATGACAATATAGATAATTCAATTGTTGAGGCTTCTTCAGTTTTAGGAGGTTTTAATGCAATTCCAGAATTTGTTGCCGAAAAGAAAATAGACGAAATGTATGTTGCATTACATATTGATAATATCGAAATTATTAATGAACTGACCAGAATTTGCGAACAAAATATGATCCGAATTAAGTTTATTCCTGATTTTCAGTTGTACACAAAATCAAGTAAAGTTGAGGTTGCTTTTTATGAAAATATGCCTGTATTGATGTTTCGAACAGAACCTTTGGAACTTGTGGTAAACAGACTTGCAAAAAAAGTTTTTGATATTGTTTTTTCGATTTCTGTAATTTTATTGATATTTCCGTGGTTGTTTCCTATAATAATGTTGATTATTAAAATAGAATCGCCGGGACCAATATTCTTTAAACAAGAAAGATCAGGTCGCGATAATAGAACTTTTATGTGCTTTAAATTCAGAAGTATGTATGTTAATGGTTTGGCGCATAAAAAACAAGCCGAAAAAGGAGATAGCCGAATTACTAAATTTGGCGCCTTTATTCGTAAAACAAGCATTGACGAATTGCCTCAGTTTTTTAATGTTTTTTATGGCGATATGTCCGTAGTTGGACCAAGGCCACATATGGTAAATCTGGCAAAGGAATACAGTGATTTAATCAACAATTATTTAGTGCGTCAGTATGCTAAACCCGGAATTACAGGTTGGGCGCAAGTCAACGGTTATCGAGGCGAAACTAAAGTATTGAGCGATATGGAAAGCAGAGTAGAATATGATATCTGGTATATTGAAAACTGGAGCTTATTACTGGACGTGAAAATTATCGTAAAAACGATTATCAATGTCTTTAAAGGGGAAGAAAATGCTTATTGA
- a CDS encoding CpsB/CapC family capsule biosynthesis tyrosine phosphatase, whose protein sequence is MLSFLKPKLYLKDIIPEGFIDIHSHVLPGIDDGAKNSNASIKLIKAFQEMGFSQFITTPHISHIWKNSQETILNNHKETILLAEESKLQIPFETAAEYLMDDWFESHFQSEKLLTLKDNYVLVEMSYLNAPIRLYKILFDLQVAGYIPVLAHPERYIFYHKNFDEYEKLKKAGCLFQLNLLSTVGYYGSEISKIADELLKKGMYDFAGTDVHHMRHINAFGNKIKVKSISNLKEVINNNQFFKS, encoded by the coding sequence ATGTTATCATTCCTCAAACCCAAGCTATACTTAAAAGACATAATTCCTGAAGGTTTTATCGACATTCATTCCCACGTATTACCAGGTATTGACGATGGTGCAAAGAATAGTAATGCAAGTATTAAACTTATAAAAGCTTTTCAGGAAATGGGCTTTTCTCAATTTATTACTACTCCGCATATTAGTCACATTTGGAAAAATTCGCAAGAGACAATTTTAAATAATCATAAAGAAACTATTCTTTTAGCAGAAGAAAGCAAACTTCAAATTCCTTTTGAAACCGCAGCAGAGTATTTAATGGATGATTGGTTTGAAAGTCATTTTCAATCCGAAAAGCTTCTTACGCTAAAAGACAATTATGTATTGGTAGAAATGTCGTACTTGAATGCTCCTATCCGATTGTATAAAATATTATTTGATTTGCAGGTTGCAGGTTACATTCCAGTTTTGGCACATCCGGAACGCTATATTTTTTATCATAAAAATTTTGATGAATACGAAAAACTAAAAAAAGCAGGTTGTCTTTTTCAGTTGAATTTATTGTCGACAGTTGGTTATTATGGAAGTGAAATATCCAAAATTGCTGACGAACTTCTTAAAAAGGGAATGTATGATTTTGCAGGAACTGATGTTCATCATATGAGACATATTAACGCTTTTGGCAACAAAATTAAAGTTAAAAGTATTTCTAATCTAAAAGAAGTAATCAATAACAATCAGTTTTTTAAATCTTAA
- a CDS encoding DUF5009 domain-containing protein, producing MKIKENLYNQRIISIDALRGITIFIMIFVNELASIKEVPQWMKHMPADADAMTFVDVVFPAFLFIVGMSIPFAFNARLLKGDSTKTIWTHTLKRAFALIIIGVFMVNAEYGYDATKMIIAPAFWGLLAYFMPIPIWNKYAKDFPVWLENTIQYGGMLVLVALYFLYVQDTGEIGMTPKWWGILGLIGWAYLISVIYYWLVSGRLWAMIAFLIVCVIANSVNLTEGSVIQQTPWLSFIAGHLTHASLVSAGVVISLLFFDRKVAPKINWAVMGFAVVFFVTGYLLRPYFGISKIKGTPSWTMFSAAICTVLFYFLYWLMEIKKQTKWSNFFMPAAANPLLIYILPGVIYYFCIAFNIHVIPDYFRVGVPGIIWSLVFSTIMLFVMKLCNKYKIQLHL from the coding sequence ATGAAAATTAAAGAGAATTTATACAATCAAAGGATTATTTCGATAGATGCTTTACGCGGAATTACCATTTTTATAATGATTTTTGTAAATGAGCTCGCTAGTATAAAAGAAGTTCCGCAATGGATGAAACATATGCCGGCAGACGCTGATGCAATGACCTTTGTTGATGTGGTTTTTCCGGCTTTTTTATTTATTGTCGGAATGTCGATTCCATTTGCTTTCAATGCTCGATTATTAAAAGGAGATAGTACAAAAACAATTTGGACACATACCTTAAAAAGAGCTTTCGCTTTAATTATTATTGGTGTTTTTATGGTTAATGCTGAATATGGTTATGATGCAACAAAAATGATTATTGCGCCTGCATTTTGGGGACTTTTGGCTTATTTCATGCCAATTCCAATTTGGAATAAATATGCGAAAGATTTTCCGGTTTGGTTAGAAAACACAATTCAATATGGTGGTATGCTTGTTTTAGTAGCCTTGTATTTTTTATACGTTCAGGATACTGGCGAAATTGGAATGACACCAAAATGGTGGGGAATTCTGGGATTAATAGGTTGGGCGTATTTAATTTCAGTAATCTATTATTGGTTAGTTTCAGGAAGATTATGGGCTATGATTGCTTTTTTGATAGTTTGTGTAATCGCCAATTCAGTTAATTTGACAGAAGGATCTGTAATACAACAAACGCCTTGGTTAAGTTTTATCGCCGGACATTTAACACATGCTTCATTAGTAAGCGCCGGAGTTGTGATTTCGCTTTTGTTCTTTGATAGAAAAGTCGCTCCCAAAATCAATTGGGCAGTAATGGGTTTTGCCGTTGTGTTTTTTGTGACAGGATATTTATTAAGACCTTATTTTGGAATTTCAAAAATAAAAGGAACACCATCTTGGACTATGTTTTCGGCTGCAATTTGTACCGTATTATTCTATTTTCTGTATTGGTTAATGGAGATTAAAAAACAAACAAAATGGAGTAATTTCTTCATGCCGGCAGCAGCAAATCCTTTGTTGATTTATATTTTGCCAGGAGTAATTTACTATTTCTGCATAGCTTTTAATATTCATGTTATTCCGGATTATTTTCGTGTAGGCGTTCCGGGAATTATTTGGTCATTAGTTTTCTCAACAATAATGTTGTTTGTAATGAAATTATGTAATAAGTATAAAATTCAGCTTCATTTGTAG
- a CDS encoding glycosyltransferase family 2 protein, with protein MQLSVIILNYNVRYFLEQCVLSVQEAISTLDAEIIVVDNNSSDESCLMMKNKFPNIKLIENASNFGFPKGNNIGVSQASGKYICILNPDTVVAEDTFVKILAFAERQTDLGIIGCKLIDGTGGFLPESKRGIPTPWIAFTKILGLYKIFPKTKLFNQYYAQHLGENETGKVDILVGAFMFLERNLYKELEGFDENCFMYADDIDLSYRALQKQKVNYYFHETTVLHYKGESTVKDEKYMKRFQEAMTFFYKKHFKKSWFFEFFIQIGIWFFSFVKMFQGKVKSKPLPESVFFCSSNKILSEKLPSILKNKVLFLDLKKEKMVNSCLLFKGKRGEIILDNHYISFKKCIKMIETLKDKNITFKIFPKNTNFIIGSNSRNDRGQIIKIE; from the coding sequence ATGCAATTATCGGTAATTATTCTTAATTATAATGTGCGTTACTTCTTGGAACAATGTGTTTTAAGTGTTCAGGAAGCGATTTCGACACTTGATGCTGAAATTATTGTAGTTGATAATAATTCTTCAGATGAGAGTTGTTTGATGATGAAAAATAAGTTTCCGAACATAAAATTAATCGAAAACGCCTCAAATTTTGGTTTTCCAAAAGGGAATAATATTGGTGTTTCTCAAGCTTCGGGAAAATATATTTGCATTTTAAATCCCGATACAGTTGTTGCAGAAGATACGTTCGTTAAGATTCTGGCTTTCGCCGAAAGGCAAACTGATTTAGGAATAATTGGCTGTAAATTAATTGACGGAACAGGAGGATTTCTGCCGGAAAGCAAACGCGGAATTCCAACGCCGTGGATTGCTTTTACAAAGATTTTGGGTTTGTATAAGATTTTTCCAAAAACTAAACTTTTCAATCAATATTACGCACAACATTTAGGAGAAAATGAAACCGGAAAAGTCGATATTCTAGTTGGAGCTTTCATGTTCTTAGAACGCAATTTATATAAGGAATTAGAAGGTTTTGATGAAAATTGTTTCATGTATGCAGATGATATTGATTTGTCGTATCGTGCGTTGCAAAAACAAAAAGTAAATTACTATTTTCATGAAACTACCGTTTTGCATTATAAAGGAGAAAGTACGGTAAAAGACGAAAAGTACATGAAGCGTTTTCAGGAAGCGATGACTTTCTTTTATAAAAAGCATTTTAAGAAATCCTGGTTTTTTGAATTTTTTATTCAAATTGGAATTTGGTTTTTCTCTTTTGTGAAAATGTTTCAGGGAAAAGTTAAGTCAAAACCTTTGCCCGAAAGTGTCTTTTTTTGTTCTTCAAATAAAATTTTGTCTGAAAAATTACCTTCTATTTTAAAAAATAAAGTACTCTTTTTGGATTTAAAAAAAGAAAAAATGGTAAATTCGTGCCTACTTTTTAAGGGTAAACGAGGAGAGATTATTTTGGATAATCACTATATTTCATTCAAAAAATGTATCAAAATGATAGAAACTCTTAAAGATAAGAACATTACTTTTAAGATTTTCCCCAAAAACACCAATTTTATTATAGGAAGTAATTCCCGAAATGACAGAGGGCAAATTATAAAAATTGAGTAA
- a CDS encoding dihydrolipoamide acetyltransferase family protein, with translation MARFELKLPKMGESVAEATITNWLKEVGDKIEADEAVLEIATDKVDSEVPSEVSGILVEQLFGKDDLVQVGQTIAIIETEGDAPTANATQEVAASAEVAAIEATIETAKETVAAPQDFSGSDKFFSPLVKNIAKEEGISVTELENIAGSGKDGRVTKEDIFKYIENRKAGVVETPKAVVQAPKAAEPVVQAAPVQKSQQAVPVSVNGGDEIIEMDRMRKLISGYMVASVQTSAHVQSFIEVDVTNIVKWREKVKTAFEKREGEKLTFTPIMMEAVAKALKDFPGMNISVDGDYIIKKKNINLGMAAALPNGNLIVPVIKNADQLNLVGMAKAVNDLGNRAKAGKLKPDDTQGGTYTVTNVGTFGSVFGTPIINQPQVGILALGAIRKVPAVIETPEGDFIGIRQKMFLSHSYDHRVVDGALGGSFVKRVAEYLEAFDVDRDF, from the coding sequence ATGGCAAGATTTGAATTAAAGCTTCCTAAAATGGGAGAAAGTGTCGCTGAAGCAACCATTACCAACTGGTTGAAAGAAGTTGGAGACAAAATTGAAGCTGATGAAGCAGTACTTGAAATTGCAACTGATAAGGTTGATAGTGAAGTGCCTAGCGAAGTATCGGGGATTTTAGTTGAACAATTATTCGGTAAAGATGATTTAGTTCAGGTAGGACAAACCATTGCAATTATTGAAACAGAAGGAGATGCGCCAACTGCAAATGCAACTCAGGAAGTTGCTGCTTCCGCTGAGGTTGCTGCTATTGAAGCTACAATTGAAACTGCAAAAGAAACTGTCGCTGCTCCACAAGATTTCTCAGGATCTGATAAATTCTTTTCTCCATTAGTAAAAAATATTGCAAAGGAAGAAGGTATTTCTGTTACTGAATTAGAAAATATTGCTGGTTCAGGAAAAGACGGACGCGTAACAAAAGAAGATATCTTTAAATATATTGAAAACCGTAAAGCAGGTGTTGTAGAAACTCCTAAAGCGGTTGTTCAGGCTCCAAAAGCAGCAGAACCAGTAGTTCAGGCGGCTCCGGTTCAAAAAAGTCAACAAGCAGTTCCGGTTTCTGTAAATGGTGGTGATGAAATCATCGAAATGGACAGAATGCGTAAACTGATTTCTGGATATATGGTAGCTTCGGTACAGACTTCGGCTCACGTACAATCATTCATTGAGGTTGATGTGACGAATATCGTAAAATGGAGAGAAAAAGTAAAAACTGCTTTCGAGAAAAGAGAAGGTGAGAAGTTGACTTTTACGCCAATTATGATGGAAGCGGTTGCAAAAGCATTAAAAGATTTCCCGGGAATGAATATTTCTGTTGATGGAGATTATATCATCAAAAAGAAAAATATAAACTTAGGAATGGCTGCGGCTTTACCAAATGGAAATTTAATTGTTCCTGTAATTAAAAATGCAGATCAGTTAAACCTTGTTGGAATGGCAAAAGCGGTTAACGATTTAGGAAACCGTGCAAAAGCCGGAAAACTAAAACCAGACGATACTCAAGGCGGAACTTATACAGTTACAAACGTGGGAACTTTTGGAAGTGTTTTTGGAACGCCAATTATCAATCAGCCACAAGTTGGAATTCTTGCTCTTGGAGCGATTCGTAAAGTGCCTGCAGTTATCGAAACTCCGGAAGGTGATTTTATCGGAATCCGTCAAAAAATGTTCTTATCGCATTCTTACGATCATAGAGTTGTAGATGGAGCTTTAGGTGGAAGTTTTGTAAAACGTGTAGCCGAATATTTAGAAGCTTTTGATGTAGACAGAGATTTCTAA
- a CDS encoding 3'-5' exonuclease, whose amino-acid sequence MELKLNKPICFFDLETTGIDIGKDRIVEISIFKVFPNGNKESKTWLVNPTIPIPPQTTAVHGITDEKVANEPTFTELAPQVHNMIKDSDLGGFNSDRFDIPLLAEELLRAGVDFDMKNKVSVDVQTIFHKMEERTLSAALKFYCGKSLENAHSAEADTMATYEILKAQLDRYPELENDMKSLSEFTTRKKIADFAGMIAFDADNEEIFTFGKHKGAKVDKVLETEPGYFSWIQNADFPLYTKKVLTAIKLRKLNTK is encoded by the coding sequence ATGGAACTCAAACTCAACAAACCAATTTGCTTTTTTGATCTTGAAACAACCGGAATTGATATCGGTAAAGATCGAATTGTAGAAATTTCGATATTCAAAGTTTTTCCAAACGGAAATAAAGAAAGTAAAACCTGGTTGGTGAATCCAACGATTCCAATTCCTCCGCAAACCACTGCTGTTCATGGTATCACGGATGAAAAAGTAGCAAACGAACCTACTTTTACAGAATTGGCGCCACAAGTTCATAATATGATTAAGGATAGTGATTTGGGAGGTTTTAATTCAGATCGTTTCGATATTCCGTTGCTTGCAGAAGAATTGCTTCGTGCCGGAGTTGATTTTGATATGAAAAATAAAGTTTCAGTAGATGTGCAAACTATTTTTCATAAAATGGAAGAACGTACGCTAAGTGCTGCATTGAAATTTTATTGTGGAAAAAGTCTTGAAAACGCCCATTCAGCAGAAGCTGATACAATGGCAACTTACGAAATCTTAAAAGCACAATTAGATCGTTATCCGGAATTAGAAAATGATATGAAATCATTGTCTGAATTTACAACCCGTAAAAAAATCGCTGATTTTGCAGGAATGATTGCTTTTGATGCAGACAACGAAGAGATTTTTACCTTCGGTAAACATAAAGGAGCAAAGGTTGATAAAGTATTAGAAACGGAGCCTGGATATTTCAGCTGGATTCAAAACGCCGATTTTCCTTTGTATACTAAGAAAGTTTTGACGGCAATAAAATTAAGAAAGTTAAATACTAAATAA
- a CDS encoding fumarylacetoacetate hydrolase family protein — MKIICIGRNYTNHIEELKNERPTEPVVFMKPDSAVLLKQHPFVIPEFSEEIHHEIEIIVKINKVGKYIEPKFAHKYYDEISVGIDFTARDLQDKLKQKGLPWEKAKAFDGSAVIGDFVSKNDFVSMENLTFELTNNSKTVQKGNTSFMLWKIDELVSYVSQYFTLKIGDIIFTGTPEGVAAVKPNDVLEGFLEDKKLFRIQVK, encoded by the coding sequence ATGAAGATCATCTGTATCGGTAGAAATTATACCAATCATATTGAGGAATTAAAAAACGAGCGACCAACGGAACCTGTGGTTTTTATGAAACCGGATTCGGCAGTATTGTTGAAGCAACATCCGTTTGTAATTCCAGAATTTTCTGAAGAAATTCATCACGAAATAGAGATAATTGTTAAAATTAACAAAGTAGGGAAGTACATTGAACCTAAATTTGCTCATAAGTATTATGATGAAATAAGTGTAGGTATAGATTTTACAGCCAGAGATTTACAAGATAAATTGAAACAAAAAGGATTGCCTTGGGAGAAAGCAAAAGCCTTTGATGGCTCTGCGGTCATTGGAGATTTTGTCTCAAAAAATGATTTTGTTTCTATGGAAAATCTTACATTTGAGTTGACTAACAATTCTAAAACAGTTCAAAAAGGAAATACAAGCTTCATGCTTTGGAAAATTGATGAACTTGTTTCTTATGTATCTCAATATTTTACATTAAAAATAGGAGATATTATTTTTACAGGAACACCGGAAGGAGTTGCTGCAGTTAAACCAAATGATGTTTTAGAAGGCTTTTTAGAAGATAAAAAATTATTCAGAATACAAGTAAAATAA
- a CDS encoding Hpt domain-containing protein: MALKYNLSKVYALSDNDPEFVNEILKLFVTEVPEDLKQIKEGIKKKDHKYAYSYAHKIKPTLDLMGLNVAFEEILQVEAWTKAEGKKKEIVETFKSIKLQVKEAIKEIKKDFDL, translated from the coding sequence ATGGCTTTAAAGTACAACCTTTCGAAAGTATATGCGCTTTCAGACAACGATCCTGAATTTGTAAACGAAATTCTAAAACTTTTTGTTACCGAAGTTCCCGAAGATTTAAAACAAATCAAAGAAGGAATTAAGAAAAAGGATCATAAATATGCTTATTCTTATGCGCATAAAATAAAACCTACATTAGATTTAATGGGTTTAAATGTAGCTTTTGAGGAAATTCTTCAAGTCGAAGCCTGGACGAAAGCAGAAGGCAAGAAAAAAGAAATTGTCGAAACTTTTAAAAGCATTAAATTGCAGGTAAAAGAGGCAATAAAAGAAATTAAAAAAGATTTTGATTTGTAA
- a CDS encoding CinA family nicotinamide mononucleotide deamidase-related protein — protein sequence MKATIITIGDEILIGQIVDTNSGFIAKSLDRIGVEVHEMISISDDKKHILDTFAQLQNKVDVVIVTGGLGPTKDDVTKKTFCDYFDDELVVNPEVLAHVTELIEGFYKRPISQLNKDQALVPSKCTVLHNKMGTAPGMWMKKENTVFVSLPGVPYEMKYLVEEEIIPKIVREYKRPYIIHKTILTYGQGESLVAERIEDWENNLPEFIKLAYLPNPGRVRLRLSARGTNKELLEAAIEENVKSLDAIIHDIIVGYEENETIESVVGKILTKQGKTISTAESFTGGKIASLLSAIPGASNYFKGSVVSYATEAKVNVLGVSQDLVDQFTVVSAEVASAMALNVKEILKTDYAIATTGNAGPTKGDSDAEIGAVFIALATPTGIIVEEFNFGQPREKVIDRATIKSLEILQKEILKIVR from the coding sequence ATGAAAGCAACTATCATTACTATTGGAGATGAGATATTAATAGGTCAAATTGTAGATACAAACTCTGGTTTTATCGCAAAATCTCTAGACCGAATCGGAGTTGAAGTTCATGAAATGATTTCGATAAGCGACGATAAAAAACACATTTTAGACACGTTTGCCCAATTACAAAACAAAGTCGATGTTGTTATTGTAACAGGCGGTTTAGGTCCGACAAAAGACGATGTTACCAAGAAAACTTTCTGTGATTACTTTGATGACGAATTAGTCGTTAATCCTGAAGTTTTGGCTCATGTAACAGAATTGATCGAAGGATTTTATAAAAGACCAATTTCACAATTAAATAAAGATCAGGCTTTAGTGCCATCAAAATGTACTGTTTTGCACAATAAAATGGGAACCGCGCCAGGAATGTGGATGAAGAAAGAAAACACAGTTTTTGTTTCGCTTCCGGGAGTTCCGTATGAGATGAAATATCTGGTCGAAGAAGAGATAATTCCTAAAATAGTTCGGGAGTATAAACGTCCGTATATTATTCATAAAACCATTTTGACTTACGGTCAGGGCGAGAGTTTAGTTGCAGAACGTATCGAAGATTGGGAAAATAATTTGCCTGAATTTATCAAGCTTGCTTATTTGCCAAATCCCGGCCGAGTGCGTTTGCGTTTGTCAGCAAGAGGAACAAATAAAGAATTGCTTGAAGCTGCAATAGAGGAAAATGTAAAATCATTGGATGCTATAATTCATGATATTATAGTAGGTTATGAAGAAAATGAAACGATAGAATCAGTAGTTGGGAAAATTTTAACGAAACAAGGTAAAACGATTTCGACTGCCGAAAGCTTTACGGGAGGAAAAATAGCTTCGCTTTTGTCGGCTATTCCCGGAGCTTCAAATTATTTTAAAGGAAGTGTTGTTTCGTATGCAACAGAGGCGAAGGTCAATGTTCTTGGTGTCTCGCAGGATTTGGTCGATCAATTTACGGTAGTTAGCGCTGAGGTTGCATCGGCTATGGCTTTGAATGTTAAAGAGATACTTAAAACAGACTATGCAATTGCGACAACTGGTAACGCCGGACCAACAAAAGGAGATTCAGATGCTGAAATTGGAGCTGTTTTTATCGCTTTGGCTACTCCAACTGGCATAATTGTAGAAGAATTTAACTTTGGGCAACCACGTGAAAAAGTGATAGATAGAGCGACGATTAAGAGTTTAGAAATATTACAGAAAGAAATTTTAAAAATTGTGCGATAA